Proteins from a genomic interval of Desulfurobacterium sp. TC5-1:
- a CDS encoding ATP synthase F1 subunit epsilon, with translation MAAKNILTAVEVRIASLTGKHISGIAKEVYVDMDNSVVGVLPGHQPEFYRFAAAAVTFITPDGKEEKCYAYDGFLEIEQDQVLIAVRDIFRPGEIATEDVEKEIRELEEELRNLPEEEVDKKVKLEREIEKKTYLLRKLSFNR, from the coding sequence ATGGCTGCTAAAAACATATTAACGGCGGTAGAGGTTCGTATAGCATCTCTGACGGGCAAACACATATCCGGTATTGCTAAAGAAGTATATGTGGATATGGATAATTCAGTGGTTGGTGTTCTTCCCGGACACCAGCCTGAGTTTTATAGATTTGCCGCAGCGGCAGTTACCTTCATTACACCCGACGGTAAAGAGGAAAAATGTTACGCTTACGATGGATTTCTTGAAATTGAGCAGGATCAGGTTTTGATTGCCGTAAGGGACATCTTTCGTCCTGGAGAGATAGCAACCGAGGATGTGGAGAAGGAGATAAGAGAACTTGAGGAAGAGCTTAGGAATCTTCCCGAAGAAGAAGTAGATAAAAAGGTCAAGCTTGAAAGGGAGATAGAGAAGAAGACTTACCTTTTAAGAAAGCTTTCCTTTAACCGGTAA
- a CDS encoding class I SAM-dependent methyltransferase, which translates to MKRIKLLKDIFRRFTGKGLYPYQLSFLLTVPFRKFFISPVDIANFLDFKEDSSVLEIGCGPGYFTSEVAKRIGDSGFFCAVDIQKEMVEKARDKLKRMNVDNVSFKVCDAVSLPFPENSFDIVFCVAVLGEVLDREKLFSSVWKVLKPGGRFVVVEQSGDPDSLSGEELLSLSEEKFILKEKIKRRFYVAYKFVKHIN; encoded by the coding sequence ATGAAAAGGATAAAACTTTTAAAAGATATTTTTCGCAGATTTACAGGTAAGGGCCTTTATCCCTATCAGCTTTCTTTCCTGCTTACAGTTCCTTTCAGGAAGTTTTTCATTTCGCCTGTTGATATTGCCAACTTTCTTGATTTTAAAGAGGATTCATCTGTTCTTGAGATAGGATGTGGTCCCGGATATTTTACATCTGAAGTGGCAAAGCGTATTGGTGATTCGGGATTTTTCTGTGCTGTTGACATTCAAAAGGAAATGGTGGAAAAGGCGAGAGATAAATTGAAAAGAATGAACGTTGATAACGTTTCTTTTAAAGTTTGTGATGCTGTTTCCCTTCCATTTCCTGAAAACAGTTTTGATATTGTGTTTTGTGTTGCCGTTTTAGGTGAGGTTCTCGATAGAGAGAAACTTTTTTCTTCGGTATGGAAAGTTTTGAAGCCCGGTGGAAGATTTGTTGTCGTTGAACAATCGGGGGATCCTGATAGTTTGTCAGGAGAAGAGCTTTTAAGTTTGTCGGAAGAGAAATTTATATTGAAAGAAAAGATAAAAAGACGGTTTTATGTTGCCTATAAATTTGTGAAGCATATAAATTAA
- the lpxC gene encoding UDP-3-O-acyl-N-acetylglucosamine deacetylase, with protein MQIYQQTIEREITFSGIGLHTGKKVNVRIVPAPVNTGIIFVRNDIPSLPEIKVSPENTTQLFYATNLEKDGVIVKTVEHLLAALSAFGIDNLYIYIDSEEVPILDGSSAPYIYLFENAGIRKQNRKRKYLKLKEHVEVKHEDKYITAKPSDVLSIKNTISFNHTYKKVRYQTIEYVHSLKNFEKLLSKARTFCFVEEVEWLKSKGLARGGSLDNAIVIDKYDILNPTGLRMENEFVAHKTLDLVGDLYILGHPLLADIEAYKTGHALNAAFVRKIYEEKLYEVVEFEEENEKERSLTLNPDTLENLQAE; from the coding sequence ATGCAGATTTACCAGCAAACTATAGAGAGAGAAATAACATTTAGTGGTATCGGCCTTCACACGGGAAAGAAGGTAAATGTAAGAATCGTTCCGGCTCCCGTCAACACGGGAATAATTTTCGTCAGGAATGATATCCCTTCCCTACCTGAAATAAAGGTTTCACCTGAAAACACAACGCAGCTCTTTTATGCCACAAACCTTGAAAAGGACGGTGTTATCGTCAAAACCGTAGAACATCTCCTTGCAGCTCTTTCTGCTTTCGGCATCGATAACCTTTACATATACATTGATAGCGAAGAGGTACCGATACTTGACGGAAGTTCCGCACCTTACATATACCTGTTTGAAAACGCAGGCATAAGAAAGCAGAACAGAAAAAGAAAGTACCTGAAGCTAAAAGAACACGTAGAAGTAAAACACGAAGACAAATACATAACTGCAAAGCCTTCAGATGTTTTATCAATAAAGAACACAATATCTTTCAACCATACGTATAAAAAAGTTCGTTACCAGACAATAGAGTACGTTCATTCACTTAAAAACTTTGAAAAACTACTATCAAAGGCAAGAACCTTCTGCTTTGTTGAAGAAGTTGAATGGCTTAAATCAAAAGGACTTGCAAGAGGCGGGAGCCTTGACAACGCGATAGTGATAGACAAGTACGATATTCTTAACCCAACAGGATTGAGAATGGAAAACGAATTTGTGGCGCACAAAACACTTGACCTGGTTGGCGATCTCTACATACTTGGACATCCTCTCCTTGCAGATATAGAAGCCTATAAAACGGGACACGCACTAAACGCTGCCTTTGTGAGGAAGATTTATGAAGAAAAACTCTACGAAGTGGTGGAATTTGAAGAGGAAAACGAAAAAGAAAGATCCCTAACATTAAATCCAGATACGCTGGAAAATTTACAGGCCGAATAA
- a CDS encoding KaiC domain-containing protein, with product MGDYFREREPQVMKDNVYLLKEAMEKAPELKGVPTGVKGLDDLFFTVEWKEGKPVKKSLGGIPEYCVVNLTGMPDTGKSLIAEQFTIKQASLGQKVCFITVESPASFVAASLKERSAAMGVEFEEIENNIILIDAASNSRLRDDIPTMLDTLAYVYRTYKVHRTVIDSITGLFESKEMLARSVVRAFFNFMKKWYQTAIFVSQKRSGHEELSAEAAGGYAVGHIVDCTMVLSKEIVLSKTRAQNYKVEFGDIVRLFRIDGCRMCGHDTRIHVMNITELGLVEVGPALVDIIKGKA from the coding sequence ATGGGGGATTATTTCAGAGAAAGAGAACCGCAGGTTATGAAGGATAACGTTTATCTTCTGAAGGAAGCGATGGAAAAGGCGCCTGAATTAAAAGGTGTTCCAACAGGTGTTAAGGGGCTTGATGACCTGTTCTTTACCGTTGAATGGAAAGAAGGAAAGCCTGTTAAAAAGTCCCTTGGAGGTATTCCTGAATACTGCGTCGTAAACCTGACAGGCATGCCGGATACAGGTAAGAGTTTAATTGCTGAACAGTTTACTATAAAACAGGCTTCTTTGGGACAGAAGGTTTGCTTTATTACCGTTGAAAGTCCTGCCTCTTTTGTTGCTGCTTCTCTAAAAGAGAGGTCTGCAGCAATGGGCGTTGAGTTTGAAGAAATAGAGAACAACATTATCCTTATAGATGCTGCAAGTAACTCAAGATTGAGGGATGACATTCCTACTATGCTTGATACCCTCGCCTACGTTTATAGAACCTACAAGGTTCACAGGACAGTTATAGATTCAATTACGGGACTTTTTGAGTCGAAAGAGATGCTGGCAAGGTCTGTTGTGAGAGCGTTTTTTAACTTTATGAAAAAATGGTATCAGACTGCGATATTTGTTTCCCAGAAAAGGAGCGGACACGAAGAACTTTCTGCAGAGGCTGCCGGTGGTTACGCCGTTGGGCATATTGTTGACTGCACGATGGTTCTTTCAAAAGAGATTGTTCTTTCAAAAACGAGGGCTCAGAACTACAAAGTTGAATTTGGCGATATTGTAAGGTTGTTCAGAATAGACGGTTGCAGAATGTGTGGTCACGATACACGCATTCACGTGATGAATATTACGGAACTTGGACTTGTTGAGGTGGGTCCTGCCCTTGTTGATATTATAAAAGGCAAAGCCTGA
- a CDS encoding class I SAM-dependent methyltransferase, giving the protein MEVIVTTEKRPSLEIIEEAKKLARKFETSYVTRRHNTIESFKKRYGKNVLVVTSEGLVLHTLKGNKLFFHPGLLKIRLLNYLKTGKEAMIEAMDLKEGDTVLDCNLGLAQDAVISAFVSGERVVGVEKDPVIAEIVRRGLKTYVPKGKLSVAERAFRRVEVNVGDNREFLRNLPDKSFDIVYFSPMFIKPKWKCDVMQPFREVAVKDFIEPETLREAERVARKRVVVKINKGIKDLFPFLKDYILQESATNVEYIYKKVD; this is encoded by the coding sequence TTGGAAGTTATAGTTACGACGGAAAAGAGACCTTCATTAGAGATTATAGAGGAAGCTAAAAAACTTGCAAGGAAGTTTGAAACTTCTTACGTAACCAGGCGCCACAATACTATCGAAAGTTTTAAAAAGCGCTATGGGAAAAATGTTCTCGTTGTAACATCAGAAGGCCTTGTTCTTCATACGCTTAAGGGTAATAAACTCTTTTTCCATCCGGGCCTTTTGAAGATACGCCTTTTAAATTACCTGAAAACAGGTAAGGAAGCAATGATTGAGGCAATGGATTTAAAAGAGGGTGATACTGTCCTTGATTGTAATCTTGGTCTTGCTCAGGATGCTGTTATTTCTGCTTTTGTTTCCGGGGAAAGGGTCGTTGGTGTAGAGAAGGATCCAGTAATAGCAGAGATTGTCAGGAGGGGACTAAAAACTTACGTACCGAAAGGTAAGCTTTCGGTTGCCGAAAGAGCTTTCAGGAGGGTTGAGGTAAACGTCGGAGATAATAGAGAATTTCTTAGAAATTTGCCGGATAAATCGTTTGATATTGTCTATTTTTCGCCGATGTTCATAAAGCCGAAATGGAAATGTGACGTTATGCAGCCTTTTAGGGAAGTTGCGGTTAAAGATTTTATTGAACCGGAAACGCTAAGAGAGGCTGAAAGGGTGGCAAGGAAAAGGGTTGTGGTAAAGATAAACAAAGGGATTAAAGATCTCTTTCCTTTTTTGAAAGATTACATTCTTCAGGAAAGCGCGACGAATGTGGAATATATTTATAAAAAAGTAGATTGA
- a CDS encoding KamA family radical SAM protein produces the protein MKIPGFSSLEEIESRFGVTFENKGKLKKIIEKHPMFISSYYAELIDWNNPDDPLKKIVFPSVDELNVSGSYDTSGEKENTVITGLQHKYRETALLLVTNRCAGYCRHCFRKRMVGIPTEETVKIFDMAVDYIKEHGEITNVLISGGDPLTLPTEVIDYFLKELKKVPHLKFVRIGTRIPVFYPERIYDDSKLLSIFDKFSKEKALYVVTHFNHEREVTEEAAQAVRVLTRSGVVVSNQTVLLKGVNDDPEILSSLMKSLVSINVLPYYVFQCRPVKRVKSHFQVPLKAGYEIIEKAKQKLDGFGKRFKYIMSHKTGKIEIVGIIGKEIYLKYHQAKDYRKVGKLFKRILTPSAGWLDDLKRPEKEREFVL, from the coding sequence TTGAAAATACCGGGATTTTCATCTCTTGAGGAGATAGAGTCCCGATTTGGCGTTACTTTTGAGAACAAAGGTAAACTTAAAAAGATTATTGAAAAACATCCTATGTTTATTTCCTCTTATTACGCTGAGTTGATAGACTGGAATAATCCAGACGACCCTTTGAAAAAGATAGTTTTTCCGTCAGTTGATGAACTTAACGTTTCAGGTTCCTATGACACCAGTGGTGAGAAAGAGAACACAGTAATTACAGGTCTTCAACACAAGTATCGAGAAACTGCTCTTTTGCTCGTTACAAACAGATGTGCAGGCTACTGCAGACACTGTTTCAGAAAGAGGATGGTTGGTATTCCCACGGAAGAAACGGTCAAAATCTTTGATATGGCCGTTGATTATATAAAGGAGCACGGAGAAATAACAAATGTTCTCATTTCTGGTGGTGACCCTTTAACACTTCCCACAGAAGTTATTGATTACTTTTTGAAGGAACTAAAAAAGGTTCCTCACCTGAAATTTGTAAGGATTGGAACTCGCATTCCTGTTTTTTACCCGGAAAGAATTTACGACGATAGTAAACTACTTTCTATTTTTGATAAGTTTTCAAAAGAGAAAGCCCTCTACGTTGTTACTCACTTTAACCATGAGAGGGAAGTTACCGAGGAAGCGGCACAGGCCGTTAGAGTACTGACTCGTTCAGGTGTCGTTGTCAGCAATCAGACAGTTCTTTTAAAGGGTGTTAATGATGATCCAGAAATTCTCTCTTCACTGATGAAGTCTCTTGTTTCTATAAATGTTCTCCCCTACTACGTCTTTCAGTGCCGTCCTGTTAAGAGGGTTAAAAGCCATTTTCAGGTGCCTCTTAAAGCCGGATACGAAATTATTGAAAAGGCAAAACAAAAACTTGACGGTTTTGGAAAGCGTTTTAAGTACATTATGTCCCACAAAACGGGGAAAATAGAGATAGTCGGTATAATCGGGAAAGAGATATATCTTAAATATCATCAGGCAAAGGATTACAGAAAGGTTGGAAAACTTTTCAAAAGGATTCTTACGCCCAGTGCAGGGTGGCTTGACGATTTAAAGAGACCTGAAAAAGAAAGAGAGTTTGTACTTTGA
- a CDS encoding biotin--[acetyl-CoA-carboxylase] ligase, with product MNIKIISLETIDSTNEYLKRESHKPITVVTANHQTGGKGRRGRKWISPPGKGLYVSFLFEKPKNFSNVQIVSLSTAVAVAKTLNTLKKGFRIKWPNDILFNGKKVCGILPELSGNRIIVGIGVNLLHSREELKETEYPATSLKLEEVDFDRETLTLSLVESVVNYFDKTVKGTFETKEFESLSIVKPGSRIIVKKQDGIEKVTALGIDREGCLIVEKDGKVERLFSAEISVRF from the coding sequence ATGAACATAAAGATTATAAGCCTTGAAACGATAGATTCCACAAATGAATATTTGAAAAGGGAAAGTCACAAACCTATTACTGTCGTTACCGCTAATCACCAGACCGGCGGGAAGGGAAGGCGAGGCAGAAAGTGGATATCACCGCCGGGAAAAGGACTTTACGTATCGTTCCTATTTGAAAAGCCAAAAAACTTCTCAAACGTTCAAATAGTCAGTCTATCAACGGCCGTTGCAGTTGCAAAAACGTTGAACACTCTAAAGAAAGGTTTCAGGATAAAGTGGCCTAACGATATTCTATTTAACGGCAAAAAGGTGTGCGGTATCCTGCCGGAACTCTCAGGAAACAGAATCATCGTAGGGATAGGAGTGAATCTTTTACACTCAAGAGAAGAACTGAAAGAAACAGAATATCCTGCAACCTCTCTAAAACTTGAAGAGGTTGACTTTGATAGAGAAACGCTGACCCTCAGTTTAGTGGAAAGCGTCGTAAACTATTTTGATAAAACTGTAAAAGGAACGTTTGAAACGAAGGAGTTTGAATCTCTATCGATTGTAAAACCGGGCAGCAGGATAATTGTTAAAAAACAGGATGGAATAGAAAAGGTAACCGCCCTCGGTATTGATAGAGAAGGCTGCCTGATTGTTGAAAAAGATGGAAAAGTAGAAAGACTTTTCTCTGCAGAGATAAGTGTAAGATTTTGA
- the sixA gene encoding phosphohistidine phosphatase SixA, whose amino-acid sequence MREIFLIRHAKAVDRENWKGDDCDRPLKEKGRKEFRAFAERIKNLFPEKLTIVSSPCARALETAQILSDVIGADVKTTELLFPDADVDDYLKVLKKFDGDIAIVAHQPDLSIFLNELVCINPSRIKFKKGGVAKVVKKDGRFFLEWFMTPLAVEDIE is encoded by the coding sequence ATGAGGGAGATTTTTCTGATAAGACATGCAAAGGCTGTTGATAGAGAAAACTGGAAAGGCGATGACTGTGACAGGCCTTTGAAGGAAAAGGGACGGAAAGAATTCAGGGCATTTGCTGAGAGGATAAAGAATCTGTTTCCGGAAAAACTTACAATTGTTTCAAGTCCCTGCGCAAGGGCACTTGAGACGGCACAGATACTTTCCGATGTTATCGGAGCAGATGTTAAAACAACGGAGCTTCTGTTTCCCGATGCCGATGTTGACGATTACTTGAAGGTTTTGAAAAAGTTTGACGGAGATATTGCTATCGTTGCACATCAGCCTGACCTTTCCATCTTTTTAAACGAGCTTGTCTGTATAAATCCTTCCCGGATAAAGTTTAAAAAGGGTGGTGTTGCAAAGGTTGTTAAAAAGGATGGGAGGTTCTTTTTAGAGTGGTTCATGACACCTTTAGCTGTTGAAGATATTGAATGA
- the ppk1 gene encoding polyphosphate kinase 1 has product MRKEIDLSSPKLLINRELSWLEFNRRVLEEAEDETNPLLERLKFLAIFFTNLDEFFMIRVAGLKQQISAGINRPSPDGLTPKEQLKKVSARTKSLLKNVEVQYRKLVRELKGNSIYFHRYGKLNKTLKKIADRYFYEFVYPVLTPLAVDITHPFPHLSNLSFNVIVEIHEEELKFGLVPVPKNLPRFIKLKEDDKEIHYVLLEDLIIHHIESLFPEQNIADVATIRITRDADIVIQEDEADDLLEEVEKGIRKRRFGKPVRLEINNCSEYMLNFLKDELELNEEDVFSLNIPLNLSDLWSVYETIDRPELKFPIYTPFYPGAFNIDIFSALKMKEFVLFHPYESIDPVVELVEEAAEDPNVLAIKQTLYRVGKNSPIVEALKKAAQNGKEVVAVVEIKARFDEESNITWAKQLEEEGVHVVYGIPGLKTHAKLLMIVRREDDTLKRYVHIGTGNYNVATAKIYSDIGFLTTDPVIGKDVSKLFNVITGYFHPPELSKIYMSPVTLKRKILQLIEREAEAGKEGRIVAKMNSLVDPEVIRALYRASQKGVKIDLIVRGICCLKPGIEGVSENIKVISIVGKYLEHARIFYFKNGGNEEIYISSADWMPRNFHRRIETMVAIENSELKSFLKKILEIQLKDTAKVRILTPTGDYIRPEKRDFNSQEYFEKWIREVKV; this is encoded by the coding sequence GTGAGAAAAGAAATAGACCTGTCAAGTCCGAAGTTACTGATAAACAGGGAGTTAAGCTGGCTTGAGTTTAATCGCAGAGTTCTTGAAGAGGCTGAAGACGAAACAAATCCACTTCTTGAAAGGCTGAAGTTTCTTGCAATATTTTTCACAAATCTTGATGAATTTTTCATGATAAGAGTTGCCGGTTTAAAGCAGCAGATTTCTGCAGGTATTAATCGTCCGTCACCTGACGGTTTGACACCGAAGGAGCAGTTAAAGAAAGTTTCTGCAAGAACTAAAAGTTTGTTAAAAAACGTTGAGGTTCAATACAGGAAGCTTGTCAGGGAGCTTAAAGGCAATTCTATCTATTTTCACCGTTACGGAAAGCTCAACAAAACCTTAAAAAAAATTGCAGACAGATACTTTTACGAGTTTGTCTATCCTGTTTTAACACCACTTGCAGTGGACATAACCCACCCGTTTCCTCACCTTTCAAATTTAAGCTTTAACGTTATCGTTGAAATTCACGAGGAAGAGTTAAAGTTTGGTCTTGTTCCCGTGCCGAAGAATTTGCCGAGATTTATAAAACTAAAAGAGGACGATAAGGAAATTCATTACGTTCTTCTTGAAGATTTGATTATCCATCACATAGAAAGCTTATTTCCTGAACAGAATATTGCAGATGTTGCAACAATAAGGATTACAAGGGATGCTGACATCGTTATTCAGGAAGACGAAGCAGATGACCTTTTGGAAGAGGTAGAAAAGGGAATAAGAAAGAGGCGTTTTGGAAAGCCTGTTAGACTTGAGATAAACAACTGTTCTGAGTATATGCTTAATTTTTTAAAAGATGAGCTTGAACTGAACGAGGAAGATGTATTTTCGCTTAACATTCCTCTTAACCTTTCCGATCTCTGGAGCGTTTACGAAACCATTGACAGGCCGGAGCTTAAGTTTCCAATATATACGCCGTTTTATCCTGGTGCTTTTAATATTGATATCTTTTCTGCTCTGAAGATGAAAGAATTTGTTCTTTTCCATCCTTACGAATCGATAGATCCTGTTGTTGAGCTTGTTGAAGAGGCGGCAGAAGATCCCAACGTTCTTGCTATTAAGCAGACTCTCTACAGGGTTGGTAAAAATTCGCCGATAGTTGAAGCCCTTAAAAAAGCTGCGCAGAACGGAAAAGAGGTGGTTGCCGTTGTTGAGATAAAGGCGAGATTTGATGAGGAGAGCAATATTACGTGGGCTAAACAGCTTGAAGAGGAGGGCGTTCATGTAGTTTATGGAATTCCGGGACTTAAAACTCACGCTAAACTTTTGATGATAGTGAGGCGGGAAGATGATACACTCAAACGTTACGTTCACATAGGAACAGGCAACTACAACGTTGCCACGGCCAAAATCTATTCAGACATTGGTTTTCTCACCACTGATCCTGTGATTGGCAAGGATGTTTCAAAGCTTTTCAACGTTATAACCGGCTACTTCCATCCGCCGGAACTTAGCAAAATTTACATGTCTCCCGTTACTCTTAAAAGAAAAATCCTTCAGCTGATAGAGAGAGAAGCGGAGGCAGGAAAAGAGGGAAGGATCGTTGCAAAGATGAACTCTCTTGTGGACCCTGAAGTTATCAGGGCGCTTTACAGGGCTTCTCAAAAAGGTGTGAAGATAGACCTTATCGTCAGGGGAATCTGTTGTCTGAAGCCGGGAATAGAAGGTGTAAGTGAAAACATAAAGGTAATAAGTATTGTGGGCAAATACCTTGAACATGCAAGAATCTTTTACTTTAAAAACGGTGGTAATGAAGAGATATACATAAGCAGTGCTGACTGGATGCCCCGGAACTTCCACCGTAGAATAGAAACGATGGTGGCAATTGAGAATTCGGAGCTTAAATCTTTCCTTAAAAAGATTCTTGAAATCCAGCTTAAAGATACGGCAAAGGTCAGGATACTTACGCCAACAGGTGATTATATCCGTCCTGAAAAGAGAGACTTTAACTCTCAGGAGTATTTTGAGAAGTGGATAAGGGAGGTTAAAGTATGA
- the fbp gene encoding class 1 fructose-bisphosphatase, which yields MIPLTTYLFQKAVENPAIDDNLVLVVNEIASAAKTISGKVRKAALLDILGSAQKTNVQGEEVQKLDELANEIILETLKCTGKACMLASEEVEDCLVLSDTGYSIAFDPLDGSSNIDVNVSIGTIFSIQKEDVKKPGREQIAAGYVIYGPSTMLVLAFKGSVSVFCLDPESGNFILVKDNFRMPEKGKIYSINEANYHKWTEDGLRKFIDSLKNQKYTLRYVGSMVADVHRTLFKGGIFIYPADVKNRNGKLRLLYEANPMSFIVENAGGLATTGREPILDVVPQELHQRVPVILGSRWEVEECLKYLNG from the coding sequence ATGATTCCTTTAACAACTTACCTGTTTCAGAAAGCTGTTGAAAACCCGGCTATAGACGACAACCTTGTTTTGGTAGTTAACGAAATAGCCTCTGCGGCAAAGACCATTTCAGGAAAGGTGAGGAAGGCGGCACTGCTTGACATTCTTGGTTCGGCTCAAAAAACTAACGTTCAGGGTGAAGAGGTTCAGAAACTTGACGAGCTTGCCAACGAGATTATTCTTGAAACGCTTAAATGTACGGGAAAGGCGTGCATGCTTGCCTCTGAAGAGGTTGAAGACTGCCTTGTCCTTTCGGATACCGGCTATTCCATAGCTTTTGATCCTCTTGACGGTTCTTCAAACATTGATGTTAACGTTAGCATAGGCACTATCTTTTCCATTCAGAAGGAAGATGTTAAAAAGCCGGGAAGGGAACAGATAGCGGCCGGTTACGTTATATATGGACCAAGTACGATGCTTGTCCTTGCCTTTAAAGGTTCCGTTTCTGTTTTCTGCCTTGATCCTGAAAGTGGTAACTTTATCCTTGTTAAGGATAACTTTAGAATGCCTGAAAAGGGAAAAATTTACTCAATAAACGAAGCAAACTACCACAAGTGGACAGAAGATGGCCTGAGAAAGTTTATAGATTCTCTTAAAAATCAGAAATATACTTTAAGATATGTTGGTTCAATGGTTGCCGACGTTCACAGGACGCTTTTTAAAGGCGGTATATTTATCTATCCTGCCGATGTTAAAAACAGGAATGGAAAGCTGAGACTTCTTTATGAGGCTAATCCTATGTCCTTTATAGTTGAAAATGCCGGTGGATTAGCAACGACCGGCAGAGAACCGATACTTGATGTTGTTCCTCAGGAGCTCCATCAAAGAGTTCCTGTTATTCTTGGTAGTAGATGGGAAGTAGAAGAGTGCCTTAAATACCTGAATGGATGA
- a CDS encoding gamma-glutamylcyclotransferase family protein produces MFQLLFVYGTLMSGFSANVFLSDNQFIGYGVLYGARLLHLDDGYPAVVDGDGRVFGELYQVDTLTLKAIDFFEDFFEAFPERSLYIRTIRPVRLLPYGDFVDAWVYILNPCFVDSKSYIEIPGGNWRDFLKKLLML; encoded by the coding sequence ATGTTCCAGCTCCTGTTTGTTTATGGAACGCTTATGTCCGGGTTCTCAGCTAACGTTTTTCTCTCTGACAATCAGTTTATTGGATACGGTGTTTTGTACGGTGCACGATTGTTGCATCTTGACGACGGTTATCCTGCGGTTGTTGATGGAGATGGTAGAGTGTTTGGTGAACTGTACCAGGTGGATACCCTAACTCTGAAAGCCATAGATTTTTTTGAAGATTTTTTTGAGGCTTTCCCGGAGAGAAGTCTTTACATAAGGACTATAAGACCTGTCAGGCTTTTGCCCTATGGTGATTTTGTAGATGCATGGGTCTATATTCTGAATCCCTGCTTCGTTGATAGTAAAAGTTACATTGAGATACCGGGAGGTAACTGGAGAGATTTTCTTAAGAAATTATTAATGCTATAA